A section of the Saccharopolyspora gregorii genome encodes:
- the panC gene encoding pantoate--beta-alanine ligase: MTTADGVGAGPGYTARELTVHRRPAELAKVTRALRSTGRPITLVPTMGALHEGHLELIRAARKVPAAVTVVSIFVNPLQFGAGEDLDRYPRTFDADLELCRAEGVELVLAPEPADMYAPDRQVGLTAGPLGEQLEGASRPGHFDGMLTVVAKLLGIVRPDLALFGEKDYQQLVLVRRMARDLNLDAKIQGVPIVRQADGLALSSRNAYLDAEQRRAALALSAAMAAGVHAGRSGPEAVLAAARAALDSEPLVAVDYLELRDTELGPAPASGEARLLVAAQVGGTRLIDNALVQLGPVE, translated from the coding sequence ATGACCACGGCCGACGGGGTGGGCGCGGGCCCCGGGTACACCGCGCGGGAACTCACCGTGCACCGCCGCCCCGCGGAGCTGGCGAAGGTGACGCGGGCGCTGCGCTCCACCGGCCGCCCGATCACGCTGGTGCCGACGATGGGCGCCCTGCACGAAGGCCACCTGGAGCTGATCCGCGCGGCCCGCAAGGTGCCCGCCGCGGTCACCGTCGTGTCGATCTTCGTGAACCCGCTGCAGTTCGGCGCGGGCGAGGACCTGGACCGCTACCCGCGCACCTTCGACGCGGACCTGGAGCTGTGCCGCGCCGAGGGCGTCGAGCTGGTGCTGGCCCCCGAGCCAGCGGACATGTACGCCCCGGACCGGCAGGTCGGCCTCACCGCGGGCCCGCTCGGCGAGCAGCTGGAGGGAGCGAGCAGGCCCGGGCACTTCGACGGGATGCTCACGGTCGTCGCGAAGCTGCTCGGCATCGTGCGCCCGGACCTGGCGCTGTTCGGCGAGAAGGACTACCAGCAGCTGGTGCTGGTGCGCCGGATGGCGCGGGACCTGAACCTCGACGCGAAGATCCAGGGCGTGCCGATCGTGCGCCAGGCCGACGGGCTCGCCCTGTCGTCGCGCAACGCCTACCTGGACGCCGAGCAGCGGCGGGCCGCGCTGGCCCTGTCCGCGGCGATGGCGGCCGGGGTGCACGCGGGCCGGTCCGGCCCGGAGGCGGTGCTGGCGGCGGCGCGCGCCGCGCTGGACTCCGAACCGCTGGTGGCGGTCGACTACCTGGAGCTGCGGGACACCGAGCTGGGCCCGGCGCCCGCCTCCGGCGAGGCCCGGCTGCTGGTGGCGGCCCAGGTCGGCGGCACCCGGCTCATCGACAACGCGCTCGTCCAACTCGGCCCGGTGGAGTAG
- a CDS encoding Rossmann-like and DUF2520 domain-containing protein, producing the protein MSGGRPPGRGAGPRLRVGVVSAGRVGAVLGAALARAGHEVVAVSAVSDASLRRAEELLPAVPVRPPDEVADAADLVVLAVPDDVLPGLVRGLVATGSLRSGQIVLHTCGAHGVAPLEPAAELGVLTLALHPAMTFTGRAEDVERLATACAAVTAPDDEAAWNVGEVLALELGAEPVRVPEHARRLYHAALSHGANHLITLVNECADLLRAAGIEIPDRVMAPVLSASLDNALRFGDRGLTGPVSRGDVGTVRAHLGSLRESAPEMVAGYAAMARRTADRAEQAGLLDARSATEVHEVLDEEQR; encoded by the coding sequence ATGTCTGGCGGACGTCCACCAGGTCGAGGCGCGGGACCCCGGCTCCGGGTCGGAGTGGTGTCCGCGGGCCGGGTGGGTGCCGTGCTCGGAGCGGCGCTGGCGCGCGCCGGGCACGAGGTCGTGGCGGTGTCCGCGGTGTCGGACGCTTCGCTGCGCCGAGCCGAGGAGCTGCTGCCCGCGGTACCGGTGCGCCCGCCCGACGAGGTCGCCGACGCCGCCGATCTGGTGGTGCTCGCGGTTCCCGACGACGTGCTGCCCGGCCTGGTGCGCGGCCTGGTCGCCACCGGCTCGCTGCGCTCCGGGCAGATCGTGCTGCACACCTGCGGCGCCCACGGCGTCGCCCCGCTGGAGCCCGCCGCCGAGCTGGGCGTGCTGACCTTGGCGCTGCACCCCGCGATGACCTTCACCGGCCGGGCCGAGGACGTGGAGCGGCTGGCGACGGCCTGCGCCGCGGTGACCGCGCCGGACGACGAGGCGGCGTGGAACGTCGGCGAAGTGCTCGCGCTGGAGCTCGGCGCGGAACCGGTCCGCGTCCCCGAGCACGCCCGGCGGCTCTACCACGCGGCGCTCTCGCACGGCGCGAACCACCTGATCACCCTGGTCAACGAGTGCGCGGACCTGCTGCGCGCCGCCGGGATCGAGATCCCGGACCGGGTGATGGCCCCGGTGCTGTCCGCCTCGCTGGACAACGCGCTGCGCTTCGGGGACCGCGGCCTCACCGGTCCGGTGTCCCGCGGTGACGTGGGCACGGTCCGCGCCCACCTGGGTTCGCTGCGGGAGTCGGCGCCGGAGATGGTCGCCGGGTACGCGGCGATGGCGAGGCGGACCGCCGACCGCGCCGAGCAGGCCGGTCTGCTCGACGCCCGGTCGGCCACCGAAGTGCACGAAGTACTCGACGAGGAGCAGCGATGA
- the folP gene encoding dihydropteroate synthase — MGALLPRPPRCAVMGVLNVTPDSFSDGGRYLDVKAAVEHGVEMFELGADIVDVGGESTRPGADRVAAATEIERVLPVVAELVAAGVPVSVDTTRAEVAAATAAAGAAVINDVSGGLADPDMARVAADTGLPWVLMHWRGHSKDMGSLASYGDVVADVRAELLAQVDAALRAGVREDAIVLDPGLGFAKTGEHDWALLHRLGEFVALGFPVLVGASRKRFLGGLLAGADGEPRPAAGRETATAAVSALAADRGAWAVRVHDVRSSLDAVAVAAAWNAGGTVG; from the coding sequence ATGGGTGCGCTCCTGCCGAGGCCACCGCGCTGCGCCGTGATGGGCGTGCTGAACGTGACGCCCGATTCGTTCTCCGACGGGGGCCGCTACCTCGACGTGAAGGCCGCGGTGGAGCACGGCGTGGAAATGTTCGAGCTGGGCGCGGACATCGTCGACGTGGGCGGTGAGTCGACGCGTCCGGGCGCGGACCGGGTCGCCGCGGCCACCGAGATCGAGCGGGTGCTGCCGGTGGTGGCGGAGCTCGTCGCCGCCGGGGTGCCGGTGAGCGTGGACACCACCCGCGCCGAGGTCGCGGCCGCCACCGCCGCCGCGGGCGCCGCGGTGATCAACGACGTCTCGGGCGGGCTGGCCGATCCGGACATGGCGCGGGTCGCCGCGGACACCGGGCTGCCGTGGGTGCTGATGCACTGGCGCGGGCACAGCAAGGACATGGGTTCGCTGGCCTCCTACGGCGACGTGGTCGCCGACGTGCGCGCCGAGCTGCTCGCGCAGGTCGACGCGGCGCTGCGGGCGGGAGTGCGGGAGGACGCGATCGTGCTCGACCCGGGCCTGGGCTTCGCGAAGACCGGGGAGCACGACTGGGCGCTGCTGCACCGGCTGGGCGAGTTCGTGGCCCTGGGGTTCCCGGTGCTGGTGGGCGCGTCCCGCAAGCGCTTCCTCGGCGGGCTGCTGGCCGGCGCGGACGGCGAGCCGCGCCCGGCGGCGGGCCGGGAGACGGCGACGGCGGCGGTGTCGGCGCTGGCCGCGGACCGCGGCGCGTGGGCGGTGCGGGTGCACGACGTGCGGAGTTCGCTGGACGCGGTCGCGGTGGCCGCGGCCTGGAACGCGGGAGGGACCGTTGGCTGA
- a CDS encoding DUF6779 domain-containing protein, with the protein MSDSARSAAADQRPSVLWVGALVLAAAATAILVLSNDSRVLKLGLVAALWAALLGAFGVAKLRGKATAAAEREAERQRVYELELEREIAARREFEAAAEAEARRTAAAESDAEIQALKAELRALRENLEHLLGGDVLFERVALRAESTRVRSLPERPATGEQPRIVGDTGTHQRIVGDTGVQPRVIQHPDGRGRQLPAAHQGQVEQPAEPVPQPQVEQPPPRPSKPRKSRPPHGRPAPRQAAEARRPQPPHAGAQGAWPESTSDRLRPVRPEPEPAPQAAEPAPQPPTDPTPAQPAPAPGPAASAAPDAEAADRRLPTSEVPAGAHTEGTSVTDLLAAYGDSGEGRESKRRRRRRG; encoded by the coding sequence ATGTCCGACTCCGCCCGTTCCGCAGCCGCTGATCAGCGACCGTCGGTGCTGTGGGTCGGTGCCCTCGTCCTCGCCGCCGCCGCGACCGCGATCCTGGTGCTGAGCAACGATTCCCGGGTGCTCAAGCTCGGTCTGGTCGCCGCGCTGTGGGCGGCGCTGCTCGGTGCGTTCGGCGTCGCGAAGCTGCGCGGCAAGGCCACCGCCGCCGCCGAGCGGGAAGCGGAGCGGCAGCGCGTCTACGAGCTCGAACTGGAGCGGGAGATCGCCGCGCGCCGCGAGTTCGAAGCCGCGGCCGAAGCGGAGGCGCGGCGCACCGCGGCCGCCGAGTCGGACGCGGAGATCCAGGCGCTGAAGGCCGAACTGCGCGCCCTGCGGGAGAACCTGGAGCACCTGCTCGGCGGAGACGTCCTGTTCGAGCGGGTCGCGCTGCGCGCCGAATCCACCCGCGTCCGCTCCCTGCCGGAGCGTCCCGCGACCGGCGAGCAGCCGCGGATCGTCGGCGACACCGGCACCCACCAGCGGATCGTCGGCGACACCGGCGTGCAGCCGCGGGTCATCCAGCACCCCGACGGGCGCGGCAGGCAGCTGCCCGCCGCGCACCAGGGCCAGGTCGAGCAGCCCGCCGAACCCGTCCCGCAGCCGCAGGTGGAGCAGCCGCCGCCGCGGCCGTCGAAGCCCCGCAAGTCCCGGCCGCCGCACGGCAGGCCCGCGCCCCGGCAGGCCGCCGAGGCGCGCCGCCCGCAGCCGCCGCACGCCGGCGCGCAGGGCGCCTGGCCGGAGTCCACTTCGGACCGGTTGCGCCCGGTCCGGCCCGAACCGGAACCGGCCCCGCAGGCGGCGGAACCCGCGCCGCAACCGCCCACCGACCCGACCCCGGCGCAGCCCGCCCCGGCTCCCGGGCCCGCCGCTTCCGCCGCCCCGGACGCCGAGGCCGCGGACCGGCGGCTGCCGACCAGCGAGGTCCCGGCGGGAGCGCACACCGAGGGCACCTCGGTCACCGACCTGCTCGCCGCCTACGGCGACTCCGGCGAGGGCCGCGAGTCCAAGCGCCGCCGCAGGCGCCGCGGCTGA
- the folB gene encoding dihydroneopterin aldolase: protein MADRIALTGLRVRGNHGVFEHEKRDGQEFLVDLTVWADLAGAAADDDLAQTLNYGELAQRAADVVAGPSRDLIETVAAEIADGIMADHRAHAAEVTIHKPSAPIPLTFADVAVTIRRSRRAARGGAA, encoded by the coding sequence TTGGCTGATCGGATCGCGCTGACCGGGTTGCGGGTGCGCGGCAACCACGGCGTGTTCGAGCACGAGAAGCGGGACGGCCAGGAGTTCCTGGTCGACCTCACCGTGTGGGCGGACCTGGCGGGCGCCGCCGCCGACGACGACCTGGCGCAGACGCTGAACTACGGCGAGCTGGCGCAGCGCGCCGCCGACGTCGTCGCGGGTCCGTCGCGGGACCTGATCGAGACGGTGGCCGCGGAGATCGCCGACGGCATCATGGCCGACCACCGGGCGCACGCGGCCGAGGTGACGATCCACAAGCCGTCCGCGCCGATCCCGCTGACCTTCGCCGACGTGGCGGTCACGATCCGCCGGTCGCGGCGCGCGGCCCGCGGCGGCGCGGCGTGA
- the folK gene encoding 2-amino-4-hydroxy-6-hydroxymethyldihydropteridine diphosphokinase yields MSRAVLSLGSNLGDRLAHLRSAVAGFGDAVEAVSPVYETAPWGVVDQPDFLNAVLVVRADGVDEWGWLRRGQELERAAERVREQRWGPRTLDVDVVVVDGVRSDDPELLLPHPGTPERATVLVPWAVLEPDAVLPGHGPIAELIAALPAADVAAVTRRDDLLLRP; encoded by the coding sequence GTGAGCCGGGCGGTGCTGTCCCTCGGGTCGAACCTGGGGGACCGGCTGGCGCACCTGCGGTCCGCGGTCGCCGGGTTCGGGGACGCGGTCGAGGCCGTGTCGCCGGTGTACGAGACGGCGCCGTGGGGCGTGGTGGACCAGCCGGACTTCCTCAACGCGGTGCTCGTGGTGCGGGCCGACGGCGTCGACGAGTGGGGTTGGTTGCGGCGCGGCCAGGAGCTGGAGCGCGCGGCCGAGCGGGTGCGCGAGCAGCGCTGGGGCCCGCGCACCCTGGACGTGGACGTGGTCGTGGTGGACGGCGTGCGCAGCGACGACCCCGAGCTGCTGCTGCCCCACCCGGGGACCCCGGAACGGGCGACGGTGCTCGTCCCGTGGGCCGTGCTGGAACCGGACGCGGTGCTGCCCGGGCACGGCCCGATCGCCGAGCTCATCGCGGCGTTGCCCGCCGCGGACGTCGCGGCCGTGACCCGCCGCGACGACCTCCTGCTCCGCCCCTGA
- the ftsH gene encoding ATP-dependent zinc metalloprotease FtsH gives MDLKRLLRNPLLWILAVLALIMSLSVLFDETKAYQQVSTSDALRQISEGKVAEATIQDKEQRVLLTLKQGQSFANSDQLMAQYPAGATDAVVDDIRQSNVDKWNTEVTQDSFWTQMLIYLLPIGLLVLLLMWMMNNVQGGGNRVMNFGKSKAKQLTKDMPKTLFNDVAGADEAVEELHEIKDFLQNPGRYQALGAKIPKGVLLYGPPGTGKTLLARAVAGEAGVPFYSISGSDFVEMFVGVGASRVRDLFEQAKQNAPCIIFVDEIDAVGRQRGAGLGGGHDEREQTLNQLLVEMDGFDSRGGIILIAATNRPDILDPALLRPGRFDRQIPVSAPDLRGRKAILGVHSKGKPLAQDADMEGLAKRTVGFSGADLENVVNEAALLTARENGQLITGAALEESVDRVIGGPRRKSKIISERDKKITAYHEGGHALAAWAMPDVDPVYKLTILPRGRTGGHALVVPEDDKDMMTRSEMIGRLVFALGGRSAEELVFHEPTTGASSDIEQATKIARAMVTEYGMTARLGAVKYGKEEGDPFLGRSAGQQPNYSLEVAHEIDEEVRKLIEAAHTEAWEVLNTYRDVLDELVLEVLEKETLVRKDLERIFAKVEKRPRITAFNDFGGRTPSEKPPIKTPGELAIERGEPWPPPVETPRFSDPVPGLNGAVPAGAVPAGQHNQDQPHGQGTVQFPHPQGQQQPPQGQQPQGQQPYGQQPPQGQQPYGQPPQGQPGQYAQPQAVPPNYGAPPGWTPATAPGGTGQQPYQQWVPSWERPQQQPAEQNPAAGAQQAPQTGAAQQQDAANAGSAEQQSPQRPPESQQSPDPEQRGEDKGESGR, from the coding sequence ATGGACCTCAAGCGCCTGCTCCGTAACCCGCTGCTCTGGATCCTGGCGGTGTTAGCGCTGATCATGAGCCTCAGCGTGCTCTTCGACGAGACGAAGGCCTATCAGCAGGTCTCGACCTCCGACGCTCTCCGGCAGATTTCCGAGGGCAAGGTGGCCGAGGCGACCATCCAGGACAAGGAACAGCGGGTGCTGCTGACCCTCAAGCAGGGCCAGAGCTTCGCCAACAGCGACCAGCTGATGGCGCAGTACCCCGCCGGTGCCACCGATGCGGTGGTCGACGACATCCGGCAGTCGAACGTCGACAAGTGGAACACCGAGGTCACCCAGGACTCGTTCTGGACGCAGATGCTGATCTACCTGCTCCCGATCGGCCTGCTGGTGCTGCTGCTCATGTGGATGATGAACAACGTCCAGGGCGGCGGGAACCGGGTGATGAACTTCGGCAAGTCCAAGGCCAAGCAGCTCACCAAGGACATGCCGAAGACGCTGTTCAACGACGTCGCCGGTGCGGACGAGGCCGTCGAGGAGCTGCACGAGATCAAGGACTTCCTGCAGAACCCCGGCCGCTACCAGGCGCTGGGCGCGAAGATCCCGAAGGGCGTGCTGCTGTACGGCCCGCCCGGCACCGGCAAGACGCTGCTGGCGCGGGCGGTCGCCGGTGAGGCCGGGGTGCCGTTCTACTCGATCTCCGGTTCGGACTTCGTGGAGATGTTCGTCGGCGTCGGCGCCTCCCGTGTCCGCGACCTGTTCGAGCAGGCCAAGCAGAACGCGCCGTGCATCATCTTCGTCGACGAGATCGACGCGGTCGGCCGCCAGCGCGGCGCGGGTCTCGGCGGTGGGCACGACGAGCGCGAGCAGACGCTGAACCAGCTGCTGGTGGAGATGGACGGGTTCGACTCGCGCGGCGGGATCATCCTGATCGCGGCGACGAACCGGCCGGACATCCTGGACCCGGCGCTGCTGCGCCCGGGCCGCTTCGACCGGCAGATCCCCGTCTCGGCGCCGGACCTGCGCGGCCGCAAGGCCATCCTGGGCGTGCACTCGAAGGGCAAGCCGCTGGCGCAGGACGCCGACATGGAGGGCCTGGCCAAGCGCACCGTCGGGTTCTCGGGTGCGGACCTGGAGAACGTGGTCAACGAGGCCGCGCTGCTCACGGCCCGGGAGAACGGCCAGCTGATCACCGGTGCGGCTCTGGAGGAGTCGGTCGACCGGGTGATCGGCGGCCCGCGCCGCAAGAGCAAGATCATCTCGGAGCGGGACAAGAAGATCACGGCGTACCACGAGGGCGGGCACGCGCTGGCCGCCTGGGCGATGCCGGACGTGGACCCGGTCTACAAGCTCACGATCCTGCCGCGCGGCCGCACCGGTGGGCACGCGCTCGTCGTCCCCGAGGACGACAAGGACATGATGACCCGCTCGGAGATGATCGGGCGCCTGGTGTTCGCGCTCGGCGGCCGGTCGGCGGAGGAGCTCGTGTTCCACGAGCCCACCACCGGTGCCTCCAGCGACATCGAGCAGGCGACCAAGATCGCCCGCGCGATGGTCACCGAGTACGGCATGACCGCGCGCCTCGGCGCCGTCAAGTACGGCAAGGAGGAGGGCGACCCGTTCCTGGGCCGCTCCGCCGGGCAGCAGCCGAACTACTCGCTGGAGGTCGCGCACGAGATCGACGAGGAGGTGCGCAAGCTCATCGAAGCCGCGCACACCGAGGCGTGGGAGGTGCTCAACACCTACCGCGACGTCCTCGACGAGCTCGTGCTGGAGGTCCTGGAGAAGGAGACGCTGGTCCGCAAGGACCTGGAGCGGATCTTCGCCAAGGTCGAGAAGCGGCCCCGGATCACGGCGTTCAACGACTTCGGCGGGCGCACCCCGTCGGAGAAGCCGCCGATCAAGACCCCCGGCGAGCTGGCGATCGAACGCGGTGAGCCGTGGCCCCCGCCGGTCGAGACGCCGCGGTTCAGCGACCCGGTGCCCGGGCTGAACGGTGCGGTCCCCGCCGGTGCCGTTCCGGCCGGTCAGCACAACCAGGACCAGCCGCACGGCCAGGGGACGGTGCAGTTCCCGCACCCGCAGGGCCAGCAGCAGCCTCCGCAGGGCCAGCAACCGCAGGGCCAGCAGCCGTACGGCCAGCAGCCCCCGCAGGGCCAGCAGCCCTACGGCCAGCCCCCGCAGGGGCAGCCGGGCCAGTACGCCCAGCCGCAGGCGGTGCCGCCGAACTACGGCGCCCCGCCCGGCTGGACGCCGGCGACGGCCCCGGGCGGGACCGGTCAGCAGCCGTACCAGCAGTGGGTCCCGTCCTGGGAGCGGCCGCAGCAGCAGCCCGCGGAGCAGAACCCCGCGGCCGGTGCGCAGCAGGCCCCGCAGACGGGTGCGGCCCAGCAGCAGGACGCGGCGAACGCCGGGTCCGCAGAGCAGCAGTCCCCGCAGCGGCCCCCGGAGTCCCAGCAGTCCCCGGACCCGGAGCAGCGGGGAGAGGACAAGGGCGAGAGCGGTCGCTGA
- the folE gene encoding GTP cyclohydrolase I FolE: protein MTSSLGEQPGQDDVPGGFERPAFDQERAAAAIRELLLAAGEDPDREGLRDTPARVARAYEELFAGLYTDPDTVLDRTFDEAHEELVLVRDIPMYSQCEHHLLPFHGVAHIGYIPNEKGRVTGLSKLARLVDLYAKRPQVQERLTSQVADALVRKLEPRGVIVVVDAEHLCMGMRGVRKAGSTTTTSAVRGIFRSSASSRSEALSLIRGS from the coding sequence GTGACCAGCAGTCTCGGTGAGCAGCCCGGGCAGGACGACGTCCCGGGCGGTTTCGAGCGGCCCGCATTCGACCAGGAGCGCGCCGCGGCGGCGATCCGGGAGCTGCTGCTCGCGGCCGGGGAGGACCCGGACCGCGAGGGCCTGCGGGACACGCCCGCGCGGGTGGCCCGCGCCTACGAGGAGTTGTTCGCCGGGCTCTACACCGACCCGGACACGGTGCTGGACCGCACCTTCGACGAAGCGCACGAGGAGCTCGTGCTGGTCCGCGACATCCCGATGTACTCGCAGTGCGAGCACCACCTGCTGCCGTTCCACGGGGTCGCGCACATCGGGTACATCCCGAACGAGAAGGGCCGGGTCACCGGCCTGTCGAAGCTGGCGCGGCTGGTCGACCTGTACGCGAAGCGCCCGCAGGTGCAGGAGCGGTTGACCTCGCAGGTCGCCGACGCGCTGGTGCGCAAGCTCGAACCGCGCGGCGTGATCGTCGTCGTGGACGCCGAGCACTTGTGCATGGGCATGCGCGGGGTGCGCAAAGCCGGGTCCACCACGACGACGTCCGCGGTGCGCGGCATCTTCCGCAGTTCCGCCTCCTCCCGGTCCGAGGCGCTGTCGCTGATCAGAGGTTCCTGA
- a CDS encoding DUF3180 domain-containing protein, with product MKFTPARQLVAAALVAAVLAYAGASFAYGGLPRLPALAGATLLLIAVVDVLLAVTLRPRIKRKPGTEPVDALPAARAVALAKASSMAGSIMGGVWLGLLGYLLPIRDSVQAAGEDTTAAVIGLISAVALVAAGLWLEHCLRNPDDPDEPYDDEDS from the coding sequence ATGAAGTTCACCCCGGCGCGGCAGCTGGTCGCCGCGGCGCTGGTCGCGGCGGTCCTGGCCTACGCGGGCGCGAGCTTCGCGTACGGCGGGTTGCCGCGGCTGCCCGCGCTGGCGGGCGCGACGCTGCTGCTGATCGCGGTGGTCGACGTGCTGCTGGCGGTGACGCTGCGGCCGCGCATCAAGCGCAAGCCCGGCACCGAGCCGGTGGACGCGCTGCCCGCGGCGCGCGCGGTCGCGCTGGCGAAGGCGTCCTCCATGGCCGGTTCGATCATGGGCGGGGTGTGGCTCGGACTGCTCGGCTACCTGCTGCCGATCCGCGATTCGGTGCAGGCGGCAGGGGAGGACACCACCGCGGCGGTGATCGGCCTGATCAGCGCGGTGGCGCTGGTGGCCGCGGGGTTGTGGCTGGAGCACTGCCTGCGCAATCCCGACGACCCGGACGAGCCGTACGACGACGAGGACAGCTGA
- a CDS encoding MerR family transcriptional regulator — MDDAQRYTIGELSRRTGLSVKTIRFYSDSGVVPPTDRTHAGYRLYDVESIAQLELVRTLRELGAGLDEVRRVLAAETTVRRLAEAQLDLLEDQLRLLRTRRAVLRAVVRLDGPTEGVQLMHKLATMSEAERNRIIDEFWDGTIGGLDVDAEFAAWMRSAKPALPDDPSTEQVEAWIELAELVSDDDFRRAVRALWEQQAAQRAAGEQSPPVQKQEHAARWWALFDAIREAQEAGHAPDSARGREIGERGAALWAEQRGAPDDAAGRAELAAEFGKPYDERMSRYWELLAIINEWPPHPTTERQTRWLAEAVRAL; from the coding sequence GTGGACGACGCGCAGCGCTACACGATCGGAGAGCTCTCCCGGCGGACCGGGCTGAGCGTGAAGACCATCCGCTTCTACTCCGACAGCGGTGTCGTGCCGCCCACCGACCGCACGCACGCGGGCTACCGGCTCTACGACGTGGAGTCGATCGCGCAGCTGGAACTGGTGCGCACCCTGCGCGAACTGGGCGCCGGGCTGGACGAGGTGCGCCGGGTGCTGGCCGCGGAGACCACGGTGCGGCGGCTCGCCGAGGCCCAGCTGGACCTGCTGGAGGACCAGCTGCGGCTGCTGCGGACCCGCCGCGCCGTGCTGCGGGCGGTCGTGCGACTGGACGGACCTACCGAAGGGGTGCAGCTCATGCACAAGCTGGCGACGATGTCCGAGGCGGAGCGCAACCGGATCATCGACGAGTTCTGGGACGGGACGATCGGCGGTCTCGACGTGGACGCCGAGTTCGCGGCCTGGATGCGCTCGGCGAAACCGGCCTTGCCGGACGACCCGAGCACCGAGCAGGTGGAGGCCTGGATCGAGCTCGCCGAGCTCGTCTCCGACGACGACTTCCGCCGAGCGGTCCGCGCGCTGTGGGAGCAGCAGGCCGCGCAGCGCGCCGCGGGCGAGCAGTCGCCCCCGGTGCAGAAGCAGGAGCACGCCGCCCGGTGGTGGGCGCTGTTCGACGCCATCCGGGAGGCGCAGGAGGCCGGGCACGCTCCCGACTCCGCCCGCGGCCGGGAGATCGGCGAGCGCGGGGCGGCGCTGTGGGCCGAGCAGCGCGGCGCACCGGACGACGCGGCGGGCCGCGCCGAGCTCGCCGCGGAGTTCGGCAAGCCCTACGACGAGCGGATGTCCCGCTACTGGGAACTGCTCGCGATCATCAACGAGTGGCCGCCGCACCCCACCACGGAGCGCCAGACCCGCTGGCTCGCCGAAGCGGTGCGCGCGCTCTGA
- a CDS encoding PrsW family glutamic-type intramembrane protease, with translation MSTPDLPGPAPDLSGARRLQTRKHSAVGWPVAGLLLLGIIGLVMVGVATSRVGVLPALVGALAALIPVGVVFAAIVWIDRWEPEPPMLMLGAFLWGAGGATGCSLLLNDSVIGLGELLFGPSDHVFFERALMAPLVEEGAKALFVVSLWFWRRSEFNGLVDGIVYAGLTAAGFAFTENILYFGKAFSEGGWGNAAGGVIAVFILRGVLAPFSHPLFTSMVGIGIGLASRTTDTTKRLLWPAGGFVVAVLLHAAWNASTLLGGTGFLNVYFLIMLPIFAGTGWLVVWQRKREQRIVADQLPVLQRAGLIPRSEVEMLASLAGRRGWQRKVRQSAGAEPAKAVRDYQIAVTELAFLQHRAAEGRTTSAVRRARREKLIEELKAARRSAVGSQDAFQTARVKIHELTQSVRRPGARPQRPVDPVRNPAAAPQPDRAGARPRPDLAGEQRRPAPRQQPGGRPQQAAPRRQPNPPPTPPRNAPPHPGDRGGTPPRS, from the coding sequence GTGTCCACACCTGATCTTCCCGGTCCTGCGCCCGACCTCTCCGGTGCGCGCAGGTTGCAGACCCGCAAGCATTCCGCGGTCGGCTGGCCGGTGGCCGGGCTGCTGCTGCTCGGCATCATCGGCCTGGTCATGGTGGGTGTCGCGACCTCCAGGGTGGGGGTGCTGCCCGCCCTGGTGGGCGCGCTGGCGGCGCTGATCCCGGTCGGCGTGGTCTTCGCCGCGATCGTGTGGATCGACCGGTGGGAACCGGAGCCGCCGATGCTGATGCTCGGCGCGTTCCTGTGGGGCGCCGGAGGTGCGACGGGCTGCTCGCTGCTGCTCAACGACTCGGTGATCGGGCTGGGCGAGCTGCTGTTCGGGCCGAGCGACCACGTGTTCTTCGAGCGGGCGCTGATGGCGCCGCTGGTGGAGGAGGGCGCGAAGGCGCTGTTCGTGGTGTCGCTGTGGTTCTGGCGGCGTTCCGAGTTCAACGGGCTCGTCGACGGCATCGTCTACGCGGGCCTGACGGCGGCCGGGTTCGCGTTCACCGAGAACATCCTGTACTTCGGCAAGGCCTTCTCCGAGGGCGGCTGGGGCAACGCGGCGGGCGGCGTGATCGCCGTGTTCATCCTGCGCGGGGTGCTGGCGCCGTTCTCGCACCCGCTGTTCACCTCGATGGTCGGGATCGGCATCGGGCTGGCCTCGCGGACCACGGACACGACGAAGCGGCTGCTGTGGCCGGCCGGCGGGTTCGTGGTGGCGGTGCTGCTGCACGCGGCGTGGAACGCGTCGACGCTGCTGGGCGGCACCGGCTTCCTCAACGTGTACTTCCTGATCATGCTCCCGATCTTCGCGGGCACCGGGTGGCTCGTGGTGTGGCAGCGCAAGCGGGAGCAGCGGATCGTCGCCGACCAGCTTCCGGTGCTGCAGCGCGCCGGGCTGATCCCGCGCAGCGAGGTGGAGATGCTGGCCTCGCTGGCGGGCCGCCGCGGCTGGCAGCGCAAGGTCCGGCAGAGCGCGGGCGCGGAACCGGCGAAGGCCGTGCGGGACTACCAGATCGCCGTGACCGAGCTGGCGTTCTTGCAGCACCGCGCCGCCGAGGGCCGCACCACCAGCGCCGTCCGCCGCGCCCGCCGGGAGAAGTTGATCGAGGAGTTGAAGGCGGCGCGCCGGTCCGCGGTCGGTTCGCAGGACGCGTTCCAGACGGCGCGGGTGAAGATCCACGAGCTGACGCAGAGCGTGCGCCGACCGGGAGCCCGCCCGCAGCGCCCGGTGGATCCCGTCCGGAACCCGGCCGCGGCACCGCAACCGGATCGCGCCGGAGCCCGTCCGCGGCCGGACCTCGCCGGTGAGCAGCGGCGCCCCGCCCCGCGGCAGCAGCCGGGTGGGCGTCCGCAGCAGGCCGCGCCCCGCAGGCAGCCGAACCCGCCACCCACCCCGCCCAGGAACGCCCCGCCGCACCCGGGCGACCGCGGCGGCACCCCGCCGCGGAGCTGA